A genomic stretch from Solanum stenotomum isolate F172 chromosome 8, ASM1918654v1, whole genome shotgun sequence includes:
- the LOC125872873 gene encoding 60S ribosomal protein L14-1-like produces the protein MPFKRFVEIGRVALVNYGKDYGRLVVIVDVIDQNRALVDAPDMVRSQMNFKRLSLTDIKIDIKRIPKKKTLIAAMEASDVKTKWESSSWGRKLIVQKRRASLNDFDRFKLMLAKIKRAGVVRQELAKLKKEVAA, from the exons ATG CCGTTCAAGAGGTTCGTGGAGATCGGAAGAGTTGCACTCGTTAACTACGGGAAAGACTATGGGAGGCTCGTCGTCATCGTTGACGTTATCGACCAAAACAgg GCTCTTGTTGATGCTCCTGACATGGTGAGGAGCCAGATGAACTTCAAGAGGCTTTCACTCACAGATATCAAGATCGACATCAAGAGAATaccaaagaagaagaccctGATTGCTGCTATGGAGGCTTCTG ATGTGAAGACCAAGTGGGAGTCCAGTTCCTGGGGAAGGAAGTTGATCGTGCAGAAAAGGAGGGCTTCACTCAACGATTTTGATAGGTTTAAGCTCATGTTGGCAAAGATCAAG AGGGCAGGTGTGGTGAGACAGGAGCTTGCCAAGCTTAAAAAGGAGGTTGCAGCTTAA